CAACGGCCAGCGCAACGGCCATGCCGACCTGCTGGTGCGTACGCGAATCGTCGACACCGAGCATTTCAAGGGGCCGGCCGGTTGCGAGAGCCGCGACCTGGCGCCCAGGGACAGCCGTGTCACCTTGCACTACGACGGCCAGCGCTACCCCTTGCCGAAAACCTTGACGGGAGCGTGAACCATGCACAAGGGGCTCAACCACCTGAGCCTGGCCGTCAGCGATCTGGCCTCGCGATTGCTGGCCTGGCGCGATCATCCTTACCCGGGAATGCGCTTTTACTCCGCCGATTGAGAGACTGTTCCACAGGGGCAGCTGACGAAAGCGGCTGGTGGCAAGGTGCCTTGATCGTGCAGAATCCGCCACATTCCCCCTGTGCCTGGCGTTTTTGTCAGGCGCATCGTCCTGGAGTCTTGCTGATGACCTCATCGCTGTTGCTGGCCGTTATCGCCTCGGGTTTCATTTATGCGATCACCCCCGGGCCCGGAGTGCTGGCGGTGTTCGGCATCGGCGCGGCCCGCGGGCGGCAGGCGGGGGCCGGTTTTCTCTGCGGGCACATGCTGGGCGACGTGGTCTGGTGCAGCACGGCGCTGATCGCCATTGTCGGGGCCCGGGAGATCGGCAGCGATGCGTTCAATATCCTTGGCGTGCTCAGCGGCCTGTACCTGTTCTGGCTCGGCTTGCGGGCCATCCGCAGTAAACCGCGCGATGGCGACGAACCCCAGGGCCCGGCGCGCAACCCGTTCTGGCACGGGATCCTGTTCGGCCTGACCAATCCCAAGGCTTATCCGGTGGCGGTGGCAACCTTCACCGCGCTGCTCTCCAGCCGCGCGGAGCTGTTGACCTGGTCGATGCTGCCGGGGCTGATTGCCCTGAGTTTCCTTGGCGGCCTTGGCGCATACGCTATCCTCATCGGCATCGTCGGCGCGCGTAAGGTACGCAATTGGTACCAGCGCCACGAGCTGGCGATCACCCGGGTCTGCGGGGTGATGTTCATCGGTTTCGCGATCAATGCCCTGCTGCACGCAGTGCAAGGGTTGGTCGGCAACAAGGCGTGACGCGCCGCGCGGGTTGCGACGGTGTGCAGTTGCAGGCTTCGGCCTGCGACCGGGCTCAAGGGATGGGTACTCAGTGCATTTTTCATGGGTAGTAGCTTTCTCTGATGGCAACCAAGAACTCCGCGCCTCTGGCCAGTTTCATCGACCTGCTCCTGGACGCCGTGTGCGCCGTGGATGTCGAGGGTCGCTT
The DNA window shown above is from Pseudomonas protegens CHA0 and carries:
- a CDS encoding LysE family translocator, whose amino-acid sequence is MTSSLLLAVIASGFIYAITPGPGVLAVFGIGAARGRQAGAGFLCGHMLGDVVWCSTALIAIVGAREIGSDAFNILGVLSGLYLFWLGLRAIRSKPRDGDEPQGPARNPFWHGILFGLTNPKAYPVAVATFTALLSSRAELLTWSMLPGLIALSFLGGLGAYAILIGIVGARKVRNWYQRHELAITRVCGVMFIGFAINALLHAVQGLVGNKA